The segment GTTTGTCACACAAACAGTTATCTTCCTGGCTCTACTTGCAGCAGTGGGAggttatacatgacaatttagctcaagaaacaaaacaaacattttttagaAAAGTCTCCCCCTGTTCTGAAGTAAGTAAAACCGGTATGACACCTGATCATTTTGAAAGGTTGGCGTGTTTCTGCAATGGTGCTAGTATAACATCAGCATTCTTTTCCTCGCTGTCTGGGCTGTACAGATTGTGACTCTGAATGTAGTCGAGCACAGGCTCTGGTAACAGGTACTTGACGCTCTGTGCTCTCCGCAGGGCGCGGCGGATCCTGGTGGCCGAGATGTCATTCGTTATCCACTCGTTCACCAGGTGAATGTTCTTCTTGTGTTTCCAGAGGAGATCAGACTGGTAAATGAACCTCTGAGCATCGCTCCCGGATCTAGTGACGCAGACCAGCCCGTACTTGCCCACGATCTCAGCAATGTCTTCCTCCTTCCACAGGTTCGGGGTGCCGAACGTCTCCAGGAGGTCTGCGCCGCACAGCAGCTTCAACTCAGGAACAGCTGGGAAAGATACAGGCTTAACTAAACAGCATGAAATGGGGATTTGTGGTTTTTTCCTTAACATTGCGTGATGACTGATTTTGGTTCAGTTTGGTATTCCATACTTCAAGGTCCTTCAAATTTGCACTTCTTGCAGTCACTATCAAACCTAGACCCACAGTTAGCAAAACACTTTTCTATTTGTTAAactgtaacaaaactacaaagttTTGGAAACTACCGCCCTacagtctgtatatatatttgatGCATTTAAAATTACAAAGTGAGACAGTTTCAGCTATCATTTTTTGCTAAGATTACtggatttttgtattaaatgcTTTGTAacgtgtgttttctttttagaattcGTATAAACTTAGCACTAGAGAAAATGATCGCTGAAGCGGTCTCACTGTGTAATTTTAAATGCATCAAATGTATATACAGACTATAGGGCAGATATATGACTCCATGTTTTCTAGTTATCACTAGTTTGACCTTTACAAATCAGACATCACATGGTGTATTCCACTGACTCATCTTGATACCAGTGTcactgaaatcattcaaaatGTAATCTTTTATGACTAACACCTCTAACAGAgctagtgtttttttctttctgtaacaCACAAAACTTCAGGGTAGCTTTTTGTATTGATTTGAATGGACCCCCCACTGTTCATATCAACTGAATAGCCCCCCACATGTGCTGGGTCCCTTTCTCTATAGAACTGAATCCCTGAGCAGAATCTCTGTTGCTTCCTCTCACTGGCATCTACAGCAAGACCATGGCGTTTTGAAAGACTGGATGAACCAGCTTGATTATTGACATACTGCACTCTGTAACAGAGAGAAACAAGGTTGaacatattgttatattttttaccAGTATTCAAGAGCTTCTCCGATACTCCGCCCTCGCTGGCCCTAAGCTTCCTCTTTTTGCCTTTCTTCACATGGTCAGCTTCATCTTTACACTGGCCAGACATCAGCAATTCTTCATGGTGATGCCTGCAAGGCATTGCATTCACGGATCAGCTAACCAGGGAATGGCATTAGGACACATGGCAGACAATCATTCTAAAAGGGGATGCATTCTTAATGTCCTTGTGAAGAAGGTCTTAGAAAAAGGACAAAATCCAATGCTATGACAATGGCAGCTCTGCTTGTCTATAGTTACCGAACAACTTTGGCTGTCTCCACCCATTCctcttgctcgctctcccatggGTCCACCTTCACCCAATTAGAACTCTCTGAGGCCAGCACTGCCATGGCAACACGGTGATACGCCTCAATCAGGCCTTTCTTCTGGTAGCCATCGCCCACTGGGGAGATGATACCTTTGACAACTTTGTATTTtcctgaaacaaaaaataaacacatttacatatctacaaaagttttgcatcacctagaattttaagattgagacatcaagagaatttagatttttatttaacatcatgtaatcaaagaaactgtaaAATTATATTGctaaagtctactggaagccataatagtagtacagtatttcaaaatttgttcaatttgtcagtttttcgttaagtatatggaaaactacaaagcggtacgcaattcaatatgttaacgtaacattattcagcaggtttcatttgactttatgaagcaaaattagttaattctatagggtgatgctaaacttttggccatagctgtacatatgtCCAGTCCCAAGCAGTTGGGATTAGTGAGCTTCTACTGTACTGGGAAATGCCTGTGTTGATGTCTTTGTTACACAGTACTGAGCATGTGTGGCTCCATTGAAATTGCAGGAtgtacacactgaaatctcatacactacatattattattattattatttatttcttagcagacgcccttatccagggcgacttacaatcataagcaaatacatttcaagtgttacaatacaagtaatacaataagagcaagaaatactataacttttgttcaagcaaagtacaagtgtgacaaaccacaattcaataattcagcagataatagtgatagttacatcaggatatgattaaatagtgatagttacatcaggatatgattaaatacaaagtactacaggttaaacacttggcagattacagtattctgaagtacaggattaaatgcagtaaaatagggggcagataagataaaataaagcacatttacatgaagggtgatagtgtcccaggatacaaacagaggagttctacaggtgctctttgaagaggtgagtcttaaggaggcgccggaatgtggtcagggactgggcagtcctgacatctgtaggaaggtcattccaccactgcggagcaagggtggagaaggagcgggctctggaggcaggggagcgtagcggaggtagagctagtcttctagtgcaggcggagcggagaggtcgagtgggggtgtagggagagatgagggtctggaggtagctgggtgcagtctggtcaaggcatctgtaggctagtacaagagtcttgaactggatgcgagcggtgatcgggtgccagtggagcgagcggagtagtggagtagcgtgggcgaagcgaggcagagagaacaccaggcgggcagcagagttctggatgaatatacatactgaaatctcatacactacacagtgaaatctcatgtgtagtgtatgcgatttcattATATAGTGTAAGCGGTTTCAAGATTTCCCTATGTCGTGTATTAGATTTCAGTGTGTCGTGTATGAGGTGTCTgtttgaattatgtccctaacgGTGCCTTACACATTTTTTGTgtgttataattagggcttcacATTTTCAGAGTTTTACACAGACTTTTCTACCCtactttaaaaatgcaattgatacctgttaaccattcgtgtatctcaatcataACTGAGAAACGCGTGCGTTGTAAAATTGATTtcattgacatttatttttcctgtgaaacaactaataaatgggcttttaaatcgtaagtcttactttttcattcaAAAGCAGAAACAACTCACCTTTATTCATCTAAATACAGTTAGGTAAACCCGTACATTAAATCAattatactactgtataaatacCGTTCTCAGTTGTGATTGTGATATGCGAATGGCTTAAAATGTACCAACTgtattcttaaaggagagtagaaaagtcagggtaaaacaccgaaaatcagaagtcCTAGTTACAATTCTTGTTGGAAGGTagggtgtgtgtgtaatatatatatatatatatatatataatatatatatatatatatatattttattcgaGAACTCATACAATACATCATCAGATCATCGAGTGAATCCTACCAGTTTCATGCAGGTGATCTCGGGCCAGTTCAAACAGTCTCATGTGCATGTTAGTAATGGGATTGAAGGAACCGCAAGCCAGGAGCACCACTTCCGTTCTAGTGTCCGCCTCCATGTCGCATTAGATCCAAACTTTCTGCTCTAGGATGCAAACGCAAAACTGAAAGAGAACGAGAGAAAGAAAATAGAAACGTGTTATAGAAAAAACACTCGCTGGACCTGAATACTTATGTTTGACTACATGCCTATCATTACACTGAGAATGAATTGCGCAAAGTGTATTCAATGACAATAAGGTACAATTTACTCAACACAAGCAATTAAGGTTAACACAAACCAGTGAACTACAGTACAGAACAGTGGAATAACACATTTCTACAAGATACAAAGTTTTTATACAAAGCATGACGGCTTGATCAAAACTCACCGATTTATTATTTGCTTTCTCTTTACATtactctaaagcccctttcacaatgGCACGCCTGCTCCGGTTACACAACCCGCGTTGTGTAAAACCACGTCCTCTGTAGGCAGCGACCCACCTACCTCAGGATTGGGTGGAGCGAGACATGAACTTAGAATATCATAGAAAGCTATTTCTTGATGAAGCTGATGAGACACCAAATGCGGGAAATGCAAACCAACTAGAATACAACACGcctaaataaatcacattttacaTTCGAATTGAGAATGACCGAGGGCCAACGgtgctttacaaaaataaaacatttaaatcgaacaaaaactaaaaaaacaatgtGAATGCTTTTGCGAGAGAAGACGAAACCACGGtaaaactgaaaatacatttcTACTAGGTGAACGTTTAGGTACGGTGCAGCTTTAAAATCACTAAACCAACCCCCACATTAACCACTTTCGAGCTCCGCCCAAAACAGGAAAcacaataacatgttttttttctctcttttttgaacgTTGGACTGACTTTCTAGAAGGAAAACTGTCTATTGCATTCTGGTAGTCCCgggtggtaaaaaaacaaaaaaaaaactccaagaaATAAAACAGAGGCAAAGGATTCAAATATGTTTAGATTCTTCGCTCAGTCTATCGCTGTGTTTCtcttagtttttgttattttaacaaaCTGGGTAGTGGTAAAAAGTGCGGAAGCTGTAAACGGAGCTTACAGGAGAATttgtaaataatgttaaaaacattatttcaaaaACGCAGTTTGGGACATTATGTTGAGCGTGTAggtgtattgtacagtatgtggtcAAATAGGCTTACTGTAGTGTAGTACGTTTTATCGTGATTTATTGTGTATGGAATTATCTAGAAGTTACGATAACTCGAATTGTGATTGAAAACTCTAATGTTTTTATAGTGTTATAACGTGTATTGAAAAggaaacctgtttttgtttacatctactacagtggttaaaaaaacattttgataacattttccagtgttgttttatattataattcTAGTGCGTCATCTTTCAGCTAACAGAGACAaggtattgtatttaaatataagtgTCCTTATTTAAATAAGATGCAACGACGAAGCTAGAAACAGACTTGgactacatatttattttgagaaacagtatttattttatgttgtggATACTGAAAACCCTTAGACCACCCACAGGACATATTAATTGGTGATATTCAGCGTGCAGGTAAGAACACATTCTATGTATACTACAGTAAACATTGtcctttaaaacattattttggtTGATGTATTTGTGTCAAGTGGCATCGATATAAGGGGTACTGGCGATTGATGTTTTAAGGGGCACGGTTAAAAACCGTATTGTCCATATTGTTtcagaacaaaaaacaataatgtacGTTTGGGTACAGTGTTTTTTGTGGAGGATGGGTAACCTGGCCACAGACCTCAGACTGATACAGCTGCGATCCATTCAGGCATGCAGTCGGTGATGCTAATTCAAGCAGCCTGTCAAGTTTAATCTGAGTGTTGCTCTTTGCATGCATGCAAGCCGCATCGGATATATGCACGTACACCAGCTCAATGCATGCTTTCACTACTCCTGAAAGTCCGTGCACCCGTTTGTTTTGCTTATCAGAAGTATCGCTAATGCAAGCAACATGTTCCATTACTGCCTTGCGCACACTGCTTATCATTTGAGCAGACGGCTACCAAGACACGGTAGGCTGAAATTGTAAGTGTACTGACAAATTACTTTGGCGTTGTGCCGTTTTTGAATAAAATACACGTGAATCAAAGGGGCAGTGCTCTTTTTCTTAGCCTCTCTGTAATTCATATAGTAGGAGAACCTTTACAAATCGGATGTTAACGGGTGATTGCACAATCCTATTTGTAACATCGCACGGTACATAATTCCCTTTAACACAGCGTGTGTGGTATTACAGTAAGTTATTACCAACCACAGAGGCACTTTTCTTTAACTtgtattttctgtgtttgttttttgcagtcaAGTCATTGTTGTTCTTTTTGTGACAGTCATTCTTGTTCCTCAACTTTACGTCCTATTAAGGTAAGCAAAGGTGAACCCTGTTAAGCGTTTCGACATTAAATAAAACCCTATGAACAAACTACTTTGTGTTAAattaaatttgtgttttttttgtgttcaatTCAAGGCCAAAATCTGCTCGATTCTGCCAGCAACCTCTTCTTAATAACCTGACATGCTTCATCGTCTTCACTTTCATCACAACAGGTACATATTAACGATGTCTATAAAGTTTGCAAGGCTGCACTTGTTAACTGAAGTCCCTTATGGTGGGCTAAAGTATGCTTGGCTAAGCAGAGTCGTTTAACGCAGTTTAAAGAAACCAGGCTTTTGAATGCAATTGTAGGCTGATGCTAATGTTGTTCATTTAGGATTCACAATGGTCCTAACCCTGGTAGACCCGGTTCCTCAGGAGGTGAAGGCAGGATTTCATGTATATGGAGTGGCTTCCTTCGCTGTAGGACTGTGCACGACTGTACTCACTGCCAGGGCACCTCAGTGTGTAAGTGGGATTAATGCTTTACAGCGacagtaaatattttttcaaGTACAGTGTAGGCTTGTCCTGTACACTAGTATATCATTCTCTTTAAGGTATGACATACTTGTGTATTTATTGAAACATTGTATTgcatggttttatatatatatatatatatatatatatatatatatcagaatttCACTTGTAATAAAATTTAAAGTGGCAGACAGTTTTTACATCAGTATTTGCATTCTGTCTAGTTCTGTATATTGGTGCTGGCTTATTAAAATCCTCAaagataattgttttttttttttttttaggcaaaaACCACTCCTGAATTGTACTACCTATCTTTAGTGCTGTCAATATGCTGTATGTTATCTACaggtatgtttttgtttatttattatttattttcaattagtCTACTTGGATTTAATAATGTTCTTAATGTGGCAGTTTAATACAGCCATAAGTGTATTTATCTTGGTtcaataataacaaaatacaaatattaacatACTGTCACTTCACTACTTTCCTCTACAATATAGCTGAtccttttttattagtgtaattaATACAGCTAAAtataatgccttttttttttttaaggcgcACTGTAATTGCATTTTCATAGTTCAACCTAATACTGTATACTTTCCTTTAGCATTTTTCCTGATCATGGGGGCATGCTGGATTGCGAACAAGCTTTTCCCTGGACTGGTGCTCGATAAACGCTCTCAAACTGGTTTCTGCTACCAGCCAgtaagctgctgctcctgcctgTGGCACGTCTAAATCAAACACGAAGAGCCTCATAAATAATGTAAGCCATTTCTATGGCAACCCCAGCAACTGGAAATATCCACAGTGGAGCCAAGTGCCTGTACAAGCCACAGCAGAACTGATAAGAAAGACGTCTCTGTTTATTCATAGACTGTATCAGAGCCCCGGTTGATTAATTATTAAGAGATTCTGCACTATCGAGTCACTCAtctgttttttcccccccatcATTGCTTGAATATAAACTGCAGAGACAGTTTAAGGTCAGGTGCTTGAAAAAGCCTTGGCACtgatggggttttttttctgcattatCTTCTGTTACCGTAACAGGTTTTTGACCGTTTACAGAAATCTGGTCAGTGTCTTAACTGCAACCACAGAATGTGCCTAATTTGTAAATCCTTCCCAATTAAAGTGAACCCCCAGAAGGCCTTGTTTAGCAAAGCATGTAGGAGCATTACCTTGTCATGAagccttgagagagagagagagagagagagagttaggtACTGTGCAGTAAATACAGGTAACCATTAATTGCTGTTATTTGCCTTTAAAATCAGATTGttacttgatttttttaaaacagtgttttcacAAATAGTGTTGTTTTCTGTGCTAACATTTTCAGGCTAAATGATAAAGAATGAATCTGGGGTATGGTTGACTTTATCTTTAACCAAATGCTGCGGATTATCTTTTAATTTGGAGTCCAGTTACTCTTGTTCATTCACTGGACGATGAGGTTCATCAGTTTTAAATGATTTAAGTACGACATAAAAACTTAAGAGAAATGTTTACTTATTAATACAGTACGAAATGTGTGTAATATACATGtcagttttgttttcttaaatgtaCCCAATTAATAGACATACCTGTTTCACTGATCACCAACAGAGACTGAGGGGtgcaaaataagttttttttttttttttaatacaatgtatTTCATCTATAACTTAAAAAAATTCATAAAGTCTAAATAAAACTG is part of the Acipenser ruthenus chromosome 27, fAciRut3.2 maternal haplotype, whole genome shotgun sequence genome and harbors:
- the LOC117425808 gene encoding nicotinamide/nicotinic acid mononucleotide adenylyltransferase 1-like produces the protein MEADTRTEVVLLACGSFNPITNMHMRLFELARDHLHETGKYKVVKGIISPVGDGYQKKGLIEAYHRVAMAVLASESSNWVKVDPWESEQEEWVETAKVVRHHHEELLMSGQCKDEADHVKKGKKRKLRASEGGVSEKLLNTAVPELKLLCGADLLETFGTPNLWKEEDIAEIVGKYGLVCVTRSGSDAQRFIYQSDLLWKHKKNIHLVNEWITNDISATRIRRALRRAQSVKYLLPEPVLDYIQSHNLYSPDSEEKNADVILAPLQKHANLSKFSAVRFEECFCPLLNSNMPADYNGTWNMVSNDNFEGYMQALGIDFATRKIAKMLKPQKVIEQKGDFFHVQTLSSFRNYNAEFTVGVEFNEETKGLDNRKCKTLVTWDNDRLVCVQKGEKNNRGWIHWIEGDQLFLELSCEDQVCKQVYKKAD